DNA sequence from the Alkaliphilus metalliredigens QYMF genome:
GGTAGGCAATTCCCTTGGGGCTTTTGTGAAGGACAAGCTGAAGATAATGGTACTAATTATATTGGCATTTACACTGACAATGGGGGCCCTGAATTGGATGTACATTGATCAGATAAAAGTACCCCTAGGAAAAACGGCAGGTGGATTTAACCTCTATGTGGGGACGGATCCTGAGCGAAACGGCATGTGGAATCCCACGGCCTGGGAGATTATCGAAGAATACGATCATGATTTTGACCGGGTCCACGGAGAAGCCCAACGTCGTGCCATTGAAAGAATCAAAGAAGACCCAAGGGCTTTTGTTGGACTGGCTGAACGGAAGTTTGCCATCCAGTGGGGAACCGATGACTATGGACTTTATTGGAGCATGCTAGAGCGCTACCCCGAGACGGACTTTGGTCTGTGGGTAGATGAAAATAAAAATGAAGTAAACATTTTTGCCCAAAGCTATTATATGGCCATTATTTTACTGGCCCTATTAGGCTGCTGGCGACTCCTTACTAAGGTTCCCAGTCATGCAGTTGGTTTTTTTGCCATGATTGTATTGATCTTTGCTGCTGCCCATGTCTTAATAGAGGTGCAGTCTCGATACCATCATCCAATCTCCCCCTTCTTTATTGTCACAGCCGTGGTGGGGATTGAGCACTGAGAGATCCCCTCATAATTTCCCCAAAGCGTAACCATGTGTGAATAAATTTTGAGCTAGTAGGGTTGCAGCCACGAGTAAGTCTTCCCTTGTTATTGTGTAGCCAGAATGCCGCAAAACTTCCATGCCTAAGCGAACTGTTGAGAGTACGTTTCGATTTCTGACTGTGTTAGCCTGGAAGTGCTTGTCCCAACCTTGTTTCTGAGCATGAACGCCCGCAAGCCAACATGTTAGTTGAAGCATCAGGGCGATTAGCAGCATGATATCAAAACGCTCTGAGCTGCTCGTTCGGCTATGGCGTAGGCCTAGTCCGTAGGCAGGACTTTTCAAGTCTCGGAAGGTTTCTTCAATCTGCATTCGCTTCGAATAGATATTAACAAGTTGTTTGGGTGTTCGAATTTCAACAGGTAAGTTAGTTGCTAGAACCCATGGCTCCTTTGCCGACGCTGAGTAGATTTTAGGTGACGGGTGGTGACAATGAGTCCGTGTCGAGCGCTGATTTTTTCGGCCTTTAGAGCGAGATTTATACAATAGAATTTGGCATGAGATTGGATTGCTTTTAGTCAGCCTCTTATAGCCTAAAGTCTTTGAGTGACTAGATGACATATCATGTAAGTTGCTGATAGGTTTCCAGTTTTCCGCTCCTAGGTCTGCATATTGTACTTTTCCTCTTACTCGACTTAACCAGTACCAACCCAGCTTCTCAACGGATTTATACCATGGCACTTTAAAGCCAGCATCACTGACAATGAGCGGTGTGGTGTTACTCGGTAGAATGCTCGCAAGGTCGGCTAGAAATTGGTCATGAGCTTTCTTTGAACATTGCTCTGAAAGCGGGAACGCTTTCTCATAAAGAGTAACAGAACGACCGTGTAGTGCGACTGAAGCTCGCAATACCATAAGTCGTTTTTGCTCACGAATATCAGACCAGTCAACAAGTACAATGGGCATCGTATTGCCCGAACAGATAAAGCTAGCATGCCAACGGTATACAGCGAGTCGCTCTTTGTGGAGGTGACGATTACCTAACAATCGGTCGATTCGTTTGATGTTATGTTTTGTTCTCGCTTTGGTTGGCAGGTTACGGCCAAGTTCGGTAAGAGTGAGAGTTTTACAGTCAAGTAATGCGTGGCAAGCCAACGTTAAGCTGTTGAGTCGTTTTAAGTGTAATTCGGGGCAGAATTGGTAAAGAGAGTCGTGTAAAATATCGAGTTCGCACATCTTGTTGTCTGATTATTGATTTTTCGCGAAACCATTTGATCATATGACAAGATGTGTATCCACCTTAACTTAATGATTTTTACCAAAATCATTAGGGGATTCATCAGGATTGAGCATTTACTAAATATCTTAGATTGTAAGGCATCTCCTAAAGAATAAAGAGTCGGTAGGGGAGTCTGTTTTCCTTCCGATGATTAAATAGAAATGGAGCGGTGTATAATGAAAGAAAAGCTGATTTCTTTAGTGGTACCCATGTATTGTGAAAATGAAGTCGCTAAGGAATGCTATAAACGATTAAAAGAAGTGATGAAAAAGCATGAGATCCCCTATGAAATGGTGTTTATCAATGATGGTAGCACCGATGAGACCCTATCTATATTAGAAGTTATTGCAGCCCAGGATAAAAAGGTAAAGGTCATTAGCTTTGCCCGGAACTTTGGCCATCAAATAGCAGTGACCGCAGGGATTAAGCGGGCCCAAGGGGATGCCGTGATCGTCATCGATGCAGATCTACAGGATCCACCGGAGCTCATTCCAGAAATGATCAAGCTATGGGAGGAAGGCTATCATGTTGTCTATGGAAAGCGGAAGAAGCGTCAAGGGGAAACCTGGTTTAAGCTGACCACGGCCAAATATTTTTACCGATTTTTAAATAGTATCACTGAGGTGGATATTCCACTTGATACAGGAGACTTTCGATTGATGGATCGTAAGGTAGTAGATATCTTTAACAATATGCCTGAGAAGAACCGATTTATTCGGGGAATGGTCAGCTGGATAGGATTTAAGCAAACAGCCATTGAATATGAAAGACAGGAGCGCTTTGCAGGAGAGACAAAGTACCCACTGAAGCAGATGCTAAAGTTAGCAGCCGACGGCATTTTATCCTTCTCCTTTAAGCCTGTCAAGTGGATTGAAGGTACTGGAATTGTTATTTTCCTATTGGGAATGCTACTTTTATTCTTCTCTGGGATTTATGGACTGCTAGTGGTCATTGGTGGGATTCAATTGTTTGCCATTGGCATCATTGGAGAATATGTTGTGCGGATTTATGACGAAGCTCGGGCAAGACCAATTTATACCGTAGAGAAGGAAATTAACTTCAAGTAGAATCAGAAAGGATCAGGAGGTGCACTCATGCTAGGAAATCTAAAACATTATATGAATTATCTCATTTTTGGGGTATTAACAACCGCAGTGAACCTGGTGATTTACACCATATTGATTCGGTTTGGGCTTCACTATCTGATCAGTACAACCATTGCCTTTATCCTAGCGGTTTCTGTGGCCTTTTACACCAATCGGAAATGGGTTTTTGACAGTGATGTTAAGGAGCAAAAGGGCCTGATGAAGGAAATGAGCACCTTTTTTGTTGTTCGGATTGGAACCTATTTCTTTGATTTGTTTGGATTGATCTTACTCATTCAGCTGGCGGATATGGATGAGCTCATTAGTAAGTTGATCGTCAATGGGGGTGTGATTGTGCTGAACTATGCACTGAGCAAGTGGGTGGTCTTTAAAAAGCCCAGACCCATGACCGTAGGTAAAAATGGATAACCCTTGGTAAAAAAATGCCAAGGTTTTTTGTTCGTAGGCTCCATACCCTTCAAATCTTGCTGTGTTCTAGTTAAAAGTTGTCAAAACCAAGGAATTCGTGTAAAATAGTATGAGCACGATTCTGTGAAAAAACGAAAAGGCATTGGGCCCTATACATGGGGCGTTACGGTGAAAGGCTGGTGACAAAATGATCCAAGAGGTTTTTAATCGATATGAATTTAAATATGTCATTAATATGAATCAATATAAACAGGTATTAAAGGCGTTGAAGGGTCGGATTGAAGTGGATGGCAATGGGGATCCTGATGGTTTTTATAAAATCCTCAGCCTGTATTATGATTCCGATGCAGATACTTTTTTCCATGAAACAATTGATGGGACCACATTCCGACAAAAGCTACGATTGCGGGCCTATAATCACGTGACCATGGAAGATGATGTTTTTTTAGAGGTGAAGCAAAAGCATAATGGGGTTGTGAATAAAAGAAGAACCCAGATGAGGGTAAAGGATGCCTATGATTTTTTAAAGCTAGGGGTAGATCAAAAGGCTCTTCAGCAATATGCATCCTCAAACAAACAAATTTTAAATGAAATTCACTTTTTAAAGGAGTTTCACCTACTGACTCCTAAGATTTTAGTTTCCTATGACAGACAGGCATTTCAAGGGATTGAAGAAAAAGACCTGAGGGTTACATTTGATACCAACCTAAGAAAGCAGGAATTTGATCTGCGTATAGATGGGGCTAATTTAGGGACACAATTTATGGGTTCAGATGTGAGTGTATTGGAGGTCAAGGTCAATGACCGGATCCCCCTTTGGCTTTCAAGGACTCTGAATGAATGTGGCTGTTATCGACAAAGTGTTTCAAAATATTGTATCGGATACCAGCAGTCATTGACGGCTGCAAACAGCCAAAAGAAACAAGTGGGCTAGGAGGAAATCATATGGAGCAGTTATTTGAAGAAGCAATACAATTAAATGGTGTCACACCTATGCAAATGGTAATTAATGTGATCGTGACCATGATTGTCAGTTTATGTGTGGGGTTGATCATTACCTATACCTATAGAAAGACCCACAAGGGGGCTAATTACTCCCAATCCTTTGTACACACCCTGCTGATCATGAATATTGTCATTTCCGTGGTCATTATGGTTATTGGAAGTAATATTGCAAGGGCTTTTAGTCTAGCCGGTGCACTATCCATTGTTCGCTTTAGGAGTGCCATTCGAGATCCTAAGGATGTGGCCTTTATCTTTTTTGCCATGGCTGTGGGCTTAGCCACTGGAACTGGTAATTACCTGGTGGCCATTGTCTTTGCCATCGTGGTTTCATTTGTGATTTACGGACTTTATACCTTTAATTATGGAGATCGAGGACAAGTTAATAAGATATTAAAGATCACAGTTCCTGAAAATTTAAATTATGAAGGCTTATTTGATGATCTTTTTCAAGAACATTTAATAGACTATTCCCTGGCCAGTGTGAAAACCACAAACCTAGGAACAATGTTTGAGCTCACCTACTTTATTAGAAGTAAGGAAGAGCAGCAGGACAAGGAACTCATTGATGGGATTCGCTGTCGAAATGCCAATCTAAGGGTGGCGATTTTACTCAATGCCCAGGATTATTATGAGTAGGATCATTTGGCAGAGGATGTAACAGGACTCCCTTTAAAGAGGTGTTGAAGGTGAAGGAAAATAACCAAGACAAACTAATATCCGGGAAAAAGCTAATGATATGGCCCCTGATCCCCACTATTTTGCTACTGCTTCTGGTGGCTGTTTTATATGAGGATGAGGGCGCTATCCATACGGGCCAGGCCCCTAGAGATCCAATCAAAGTAGAGAAGGTTTATCTCTATATTGATCAAATGGATCTCAATTATTTATATGAGCGAGATGACTACTCTGATGAGGAGATCCCGGGAGTGGTAAAGTACGATCCTGAAGGGGAAGAAGTGGCCCTGAGGGGATTGCGCTTTCGTGGAAACAGCTCTAGACAAGAGCCTAAAAAATCCTTTCGAATCACCTTTGAGGAATCCCAAGAGGTGATTTTTGGCAGTAGAAGAATGAATTTAAATGCAATGTATACGGATCCTTCTATGATGCGGGAAGGACTTTCCATGGATTTATTTAGTAGATTAGGGCATCCCGCCCCTCGGACCCAGTATGTTGAGTTGTATATTAATGATGTCTATGAAGGATTGTACATGCATGTTGAACGGATCGATGAGGATTTTTTGACAGCCATGGGACTCTCGGACAAGGGAACATTGGTAAGAGATGGCTTTCGGGGAGAAGTCCAGCGGGCAGATATGGAGGATTTATCTTTTTTTGGATTTGATCTAGAGGGGATAGATGATCCTGAAGCCTTTGTAAGGGACAACTTTGATTATCGAGGCAACCCTGATTGGGAGGCTTTACTTGAGCTTGGAAAATGGGTAGAAGAAACCCAACCTGGGGCGGAATATGCCAGGGGTTTTATGGAACGGATTGACATTGAAAGCTTTGTTGATTGGTTGGCGGTTCATTTATTAGTGGGGGATATCGATGCCTTTTATGATGATTATTGGTTGTACCTAG
Encoded proteins:
- a CDS encoding GtrA family protein; this encodes MLGNLKHYMNYLIFGVLTTAVNLVIYTILIRFGLHYLISTTIAFILAVSVAFYTNRKWVFDSDVKEQKGLMKEMSTFFVVRIGTYFFDLFGLILLIQLADMDELISKLIVNGGVIVLNYALSKWVVFKKPRPMTVGKNG
- a CDS encoding polyphosphate polymerase domain-containing protein, whose amino-acid sequence is MIQEVFNRYEFKYVINMNQYKQVLKALKGRIEVDGNGDPDGFYKILSLYYDSDADTFFHETIDGTTFRQKLRLRAYNHVTMEDDVFLEVKQKHNGVVNKRRTQMRVKDAYDFLKLGVDQKALQQYASSNKQILNEIHFLKEFHLLTPKILVSYDRQAFQGIEEKDLRVTFDTNLRKQEFDLRIDGANLGTQFMGSDVSVLEVKVNDRIPLWLSRTLNECGCYRQSVSKYCIGYQQSLTAANSQKKQVG
- a CDS encoding IS4-like element ISVsa5 family transposase, coding for MCELDILHDSLYQFCPELHLKRLNSLTLACHALLDCKTLTLTELGRNLPTKARTKHNIKRIDRLLGNRHLHKERLAVYRWHASFICSGNTMPIVLVDWSDIREQKRLMVLRASVALHGRSVTLYEKAFPLSEQCSKKAHDQFLADLASILPSNTTPLIVSDAGFKVPWYKSVEKLGWYWLSRVRGKVQYADLGAENWKPISNLHDMSSSHSKTLGYKRLTKSNPISCQILLYKSRSKGRKNQRSTRTHCHHPSPKIYSASAKEPWVLATNLPVEIRTPKQLVNIYSKRMQIEETFRDLKSPAYGLGLRHSRTSSSERFDIMLLIALMLQLTCWLAGVHAQKQGWDKHFQANTVRNRNVLSTVRLGMEVLRHSGYTITREDLLVAATLLAQNLFTHGYALGKL
- a CDS encoding glycosyltransferase family 2 protein, whose amino-acid sequence is MKEKLISLVVPMYCENEVAKECYKRLKEVMKKHEIPYEMVFINDGSTDETLSILEVIAAQDKKVKVISFARNFGHQIAVTAGIKRAQGDAVIVIDADLQDPPELIPEMIKLWEEGYHVVYGKRKKRQGETWFKLTTAKYFYRFLNSITEVDIPLDTGDFRLMDRKVVDIFNNMPEKNRFIRGMVSWIGFKQTAIEYERQERFAGETKYPLKQMLKLAADGILSFSFKPVKWIEGTGIVIFLLGMLLLFFSGIYGLLVVIGGIQLFAIGIIGEYVVRIYDEARARPIYTVEKEINFK
- a CDS encoding CotH kinase family protein, whose translation is MKENNQDKLISGKKLMIWPLIPTILLLLLVAVLYEDEGAIHTGQAPRDPIKVEKVYLYIDQMDLNYLYERDDYSDEEIPGVVKYDPEGEEVALRGLRFRGNSSRQEPKKSFRITFEESQEVIFGSRRMNLNAMYTDPSMMREGLSMDLFSRLGHPAPRTQYVELYINDVYEGLYMHVERIDEDFLTAMGLSDKGTLVRDGFRGEVQRADMEDLSFFGFDLEGIDDPEAFVRDNFDYRGNPDWEALLELGKWVEETQPGAEYARGFMERIDIESFVDWLAVHLLVGDIDAFYDDYWLYLDHRVADAKWQWIPWDKDLTFGSVWRPVYNVSNDYFYYQFQMRMPWVKNDLIVKFMETPQLMALVYERTEVLLDEVFTLEKLSIEIDRIAEKIRPSVEVSPGVGAFRLNPRNHFGQLGNFEDHVEAIKDYVALRGQYLRKYIGHKGRLPAEGRFESTVRWNEQQLDQPLYFVDEGGWVIGKWQGKALAEEGKLSIEVKEVPSVVGINRIWTLVYEGAPIQGELTLYYLNDTENRNNWYETYEAVGGQRELQMIESNGIRWRELPSRVNPYSNKVVATMELSGVHQLSLTKGSQQ
- a CDS encoding DUF4956 domain-containing protein, with protein sequence MEQLFEEAIQLNGVTPMQMVINVIVTMIVSLCVGLIITYTYRKTHKGANYSQSFVHTLLIMNIVISVVIMVIGSNIARAFSLAGALSIVRFRSAIRDPKDVAFIFFAMAVGLATGTGNYLVAIVFAIVVSFVIYGLYTFNYGDRGQVNKILKITVPENLNYEGLFDDLFQEHLIDYSLASVKTTNLGTMFELTYFIRSKEEQQDKELIDGIRCRNANLRVAILLNAQDYYE